Proteins co-encoded in one Brassica oleracea var. oleracea cultivar TO1000 chromosome C4, BOL, whole genome shotgun sequence genomic window:
- the LOC106341966 gene encoding uncharacterized protein At2g37660, chloroplastic, whose translation MAMTTTTLFHALVPPNTYKSRAISSSFVSVPRSSTPPSSPSLQFRSLVSDTTSIYGQRKFAGNLRRASLTVSAAAAAEPLTVLVTGAGGRTGQIVYKKLKERSDQFVARGLVRTKESKEKIGGEDEVFVGDIRDPESIAPAVQGIDALVILTSAVPKMKPGFDPSKGERPEFYFEEGAYPEQVDWIGQKNQIDAAKAAGIKQIVLVGSMGGTNINNPLNSIGNANILVWKRKAEQYLADSGIPYTIIRAGGLQDKEGGIRELIVGKDDEILETEMRTIARADVAEVCVQALQLEEAKYKALDLASKPEGTGTPTKDFKALFTQVTARF comes from the exons ATGGCGATGACGACGACTACACTCTTCCATGCACTTGTTCCTCCCAACACTTACAAATCCAGAGCTATCTCCTCTTCCTTCGTCTCAGTTCCTCGCTCCTCAACTCCACCTTCTTCGCCGTCTCTCCAGTTCCGCTCGCTTGTTTCAGACACGACGTCGATCTACGGTCAGAGGAAGTTTGCCGGCAATCTCAGAAGAGCATCCTTAACCGTCTCCGCCGCCGCAGCAGCTGAGCCTCTCACCGTCCTCGTCACCGGTGCCGGTGGAAGAACAG GGCAAATCGTGTACAAGAAGTTGAAGGAGAGGTCGGATCAGTTCGTGGCGAGAGGCTTGGTGAGGACGAAAGAGAGCAAGGAGAAGATTGGTGGAGAGGACGAAGTGTTCGTCGGTGATATTCGAGACCCTGAATCCATTGCTCCTGCTGTGCAAGGGATTGATGCTTTGGTCATTCTTACGAGCGCTGTACCGAAGATGAAACCTGGTTTTGATCCTAGCAAAGGAGAGAGACCTGAGTTCTACTTTGAAGAAGGAGCTTATCCTGAACAG GTTGATTGGATTGGTCAGAAGAATCAGATAGATGCTG CCAAGGCAGCAGGAATTAAGCAGATTGTTTTGGTGGGGTCGATGGGAGGAACAAACATAAACAACCCCTTGAATAGCATTGGCAATGCCAACATTCTG GTTTGGAAGAGGAAAGCTGAGCAGTACTTGGCTGATTCCGGTATTCCGTACACCATCATCAG GGCGGGCGGTCTGCAGGACAAAGAAGGTGGCATTCGAGAATTAATTGTGGGAAAAGATGACGAGATTCTAGAGACAGAAATGAGAACGATTGCAAGGGCTGATGTTGCTGAAGTCTGCGTTCAG GCGTTGCAGCTCGAGGAGGCAAAGTATAAAGCACTTGATCTGGCCTCAAAGCCTGAGGGAACAGGCACCCCAACAAAGGATTTCAAGGCACTTTTCACTCAAGTTACCGCTCGGTTCTGA